A genome region from Thermococcus onnurineus NA1 includes the following:
- a CDS encoding carboxypeptidase M32 → MEEVFQNETIKQILAKYRRIWAISHARSVLGWDMEVNMPREGIFERSVAQGELSVLSQEFLLKPEFVELVEKAKGIEDLNEYERGVVRVLDRSIRISKSFPPEFLREMSEVTSQATKAWEEAKRTNDYSKFEPWLDRIIDLAKRAADYLGYEDEPYDALLDLFEEGTTTRDVERMFKKLEKELKPLLEKIMDEGKVPQSHPLEKEKYKREQMERVNLWILEKFGFPLGVRSRLDVSAHPFTTEFGIRDVRITTRYEGYDFRRTILSTVHEFGHALYELQQDERFMFSPIAGGVSLGIHESQSRFWENVIGRSREFAELIHPVLKENLPFMANYTPEDVYLYFNMVRPDFIRTESDVVTYNFHILLRFKLERMMLNEGVKAKDLPELWNEEMERLLGIRPKTYAEGILQDIHWAHGTVGYFPTYSIGTLLSAQIYYHMKRDIPDFEEKVARAEFEPIKAWLREKIHRWGSIYPPKDLLKKAIGEELNPEYFVRWVKERYL, encoded by the coding sequence ATGGAGGAAGTTTTCCAGAACGAAACCATCAAGCAGATTCTCGCCAAGTATAGGCGCATCTGGGCCATTAGCCACGCCCGGAGCGTCCTTGGCTGGGACATGGAGGTTAACATGCCTAGAGAGGGCATATTCGAGCGCTCCGTTGCCCAGGGTGAGCTGAGCGTTCTCAGCCAGGAGTTCCTCCTCAAGCCCGAGTTCGTCGAGCTCGTCGAGAAGGCGAAGGGAATCGAAGACCTCAACGAGTACGAGCGCGGCGTCGTTCGCGTCCTCGACCGCTCAATCAGGATAAGCAAGTCCTTCCCACCTGAGTTCCTCAGGGAGATGAGCGAGGTAACGAGCCAGGCAACGAAAGCATGGGAAGAGGCTAAAAGAACCAACGACTACTCCAAGTTCGAGCCTTGGCTCGACAGAATCATAGACCTCGCCAAGAGGGCCGCTGACTACCTCGGCTACGAGGACGAGCCTTACGATGCCCTGCTCGATCTCTTTGAGGAGGGGACAACCACAAGAGACGTCGAAAGAATGTTCAAAAAGCTGGAGAAGGAGCTCAAACCGCTCCTCGAAAAGATAATGGACGAGGGAAAGGTTCCGCAGAGCCACCCGCTCGAAAAGGAGAAGTACAAGAGGGAGCAGATGGAGCGCGTTAACCTCTGGATTTTGGAGAAGTTCGGCTTTCCGCTCGGCGTCCGCTCGAGGCTTGACGTCTCGGCCCATCCGTTCACCACGGAGTTTGGCATAAGGGACGTCAGGATAACGACCAGATACGAGGGCTACGACTTTAGGAGGACCATACTGAGCACTGTCCACGAGTTCGGTCATGCCCTCTACGAGCTCCAGCAGGATGAGCGCTTCATGTTCAGTCCGATCGCTGGAGGTGTCTCCCTTGGAATCCATGAGAGCCAGAGCAGGTTCTGGGAGAACGTAATCGGAAGGAGCAGGGAGTTCGCCGAGCTGATTCACCCAGTGCTCAAGGAAAACCTGCCGTTCATGGCCAACTACACGCCCGAGGATGTTTACCTCTACTTCAACATGGTCAGGCCGGACTTCATCAGGACAGAGTCTGATGTTGTAACCTACAACTTCCACATACTCCTTCGCTTCAAGCTCGAGAGGATGATGCTCAACGAGGGCGTCAAGGCGAAAGATCTCCCTGAGCTCTGGAACGAGGAGATGGAGAGGCTCCTCGGCATAAGGCCCAAGACCTACGCCGAGGGAATACTCCAGGACATCCACTGGGCCCACGGGACGGTCGGCTACTTCCCGACCTACAGCATCGGAACGCTCCTTTCAGCGCAGATATACTACCACATGAAGAGGGACATTCCGGACTTCGAGGAGAAGGTTGCCAGAGCCGAGTTCGAGCCCATCAAGGCCTGGCTGAGGGAAAAGATACACCGCTGGGGCAGCATCTACCCACCGAAGGATCTCTTAAAGAAGGCCATCGGAGAGGAGCTGAACCCGGAGTACTTCGTCCGCTGGGTGAAGGAGAGGTACCTCTGA
- a CDS encoding DUF460 domain-containing protein has product MPILILGIDIISEHPKRFAVVSWFNGRVERKGEFTLYRLIRFIQSKRPDMVAMDSVTELGDDLRKFLRALPSGTKLVQVTGRPGEQRSLWGLAREHGIRITDKFDPYEEAKVCALLASKGIGYEVLAFEDEVIIKVTRGRSHGKGGWSQDRYRKRVHNLVRDKVREIEDRLRRADVPFDLEVEEKDYGLAKGEFKVYASREELAGLIRPMRGGDVEVRIYPVERAELGFAPLKSERAIEERRSIIVGIDPGITVGIAAIDLSGNIVALHSERNMPVGEVFRFISDVGHPVIVATDVNPAPGFVEKIARSFKAQLFVPRESLRVEEKNELLRNLGVSVEDDHQRDALAAAYKAYLRLKPKLEHVEAKLREAGLIKKADEVKALVIQGYNLGEAMQRVTIRERPKREEEKPEEKPSVDLEPYLKRIRELEKRIEFLERENAELREIIKEQRKTIGRLERRLVDYDEEVRRKVLRERELEAKVKRIEMLERELREAKAIIERLSRDLAQVKRMNVVEIRGSAVPLKVMEVLSWRELERLEREIGIRRGDVLFVVNPAGAGKAIAESLIEKKIRALITEKPLPQAVAEILREAHVPFFTSEELDVKRVDEFAVVERERLEKAIEELLAKWEEEDRERETEKFLRLIEEYRIERAKELIRKAEDESKSR; this is encoded by the coding sequence GTGCCTATTCTAATCCTCGGAATTGACATAATAAGCGAGCATCCAAAGAGGTTTGCCGTCGTGAGCTGGTTCAACGGTAGAGTAGAGAGGAAGGGTGAGTTCACTCTGTACCGCTTAATCCGCTTCATCCAGAGCAAGAGACCGGATATGGTTGCCATGGACAGCGTTACCGAGCTGGGTGACGACCTGAGAAAGTTCCTCCGGGCACTACCCAGCGGAACGAAGCTTGTCCAGGTGACGGGGAGACCTGGGGAACAGCGCTCCCTCTGGGGCCTCGCGAGGGAGCATGGGATAAGGATAACCGACAAGTTCGACCCCTACGAAGAAGCTAAAGTCTGCGCTCTCCTAGCTTCGAAAGGAATAGGTTATGAGGTTTTGGCTTTTGAGGACGAGGTTATAATCAAGGTGACGCGGGGGAGGAGCCATGGGAAAGGCGGCTGGAGCCAGGACCGCTATAGAAAGCGTGTCCACAACCTGGTTAGAGACAAGGTTAGGGAGATAGAGGACAGGCTGAGGAGGGCCGACGTTCCCTTTGATTTAGAAGTTGAAGAGAAGGACTACGGTCTGGCGAAGGGCGAGTTTAAGGTCTACGCGAGCAGGGAAGAGCTGGCTGGCCTAATAAGACCCATGCGCGGCGGCGACGTCGAGGTTAGAATTTACCCTGTCGAGAGGGCCGAGCTGGGTTTTGCTCCTCTGAAGAGTGAGAGGGCCATAGAGGAGCGCAGAAGCATAATAGTCGGCATAGATCCGGGAATAACCGTTGGAATAGCGGCTATCGATTTAAGCGGAAACATAGTAGCTCTCCACAGCGAGAGGAACATGCCTGTCGGCGAGGTCTTCCGCTTCATAAGCGACGTCGGTCATCCGGTAATAGTGGCAACCGATGTTAATCCTGCCCCTGGTTTCGTCGAGAAGATAGCCCGCTCATTTAAGGCCCAGCTCTTCGTCCCGAGGGAGAGCCTCCGCGTGGAGGAGAAAAACGAGCTTTTGAGAAACCTCGGTGTAAGCGTTGAAGACGACCACCAGCGCGACGCCTTGGCTGCAGCCTATAAGGCCTACCTTCGCCTGAAGCCCAAGCTGGAGCATGTAGAGGCGAAGCTGAGGGAAGCCGGGCTGATCAAAAAGGCGGATGAGGTCAAGGCCCTTGTGATTCAGGGCTACAACCTCGGCGAGGCTATGCAGCGCGTAACCATCCGTGAGAGGCCAAAGAGGGAAGAGGAGAAGCCTGAGGAAAAGCCGAGTGTTGATCTCGAACCATACCTGAAGAGAATTCGCGAGCTTGAAAAGAGGATTGAGTTCCTCGAGAGGGAAAACGCTGAGCTGAGGGAAATCATAAAGGAGCAGAGGAAGACGATAGGGCGGCTCGAGCGCAGGCTTGTTGACTATGACGAGGAGGTCAGAAGGAAGGTTCTTCGCGAGAGGGAGCTTGAGGCTAAGGTCAAGCGCATAGAGATGCTTGAGAGGGAACTTAGAGAGGCCAAGGCGATAATTGAAAGGCTGAGCAGAGATTTGGCTCAAGTTAAGCGGATGAACGTCGTTGAGATACGGGGAAGTGCAGTTCCGCTCAAGGTCATGGAGGTTCTCAGTTGGCGCGAACTCGAGAGGCTTGAGAGGGAGATAGGCATAAGGAGGGGTGACGTCCTCTTCGTAGTTAATCCCGCTGGAGCTGGAAAAGCCATAGCGGAGTCCCTGATCGAAAAGAAAATCCGTGCGCTGATAACCGAGAAGCCCCTGCCTCAAGCCGTCGCTGAGATTCTCAGAGAAGCTCACGTACCATTTTTCACCTCTGAAGAGCTGGACGTCAAGAGGGTTGACGAGTTTGCCGTCGTGGAGAGGGAAAGGCTGGAGAAGGCCATCGAGGAACTCTTGGCGAAGTGGGAGGAGGAAGACCGCGAAAGGGAAACTGAAAAGTTCCTCCGCCTTATTGAGGAGTACCGCATTGAGAGGGCCAAAGAGCTGATTAGAAAAGCTGAGGACGAGTCTAAATCTCGCTGA
- a CDS encoding DUF2118 family protein: MEKMPKLYVEVPKEGCIENNKASRDCLIIMNNVEVWLRKGESVPEFIDVEKAKFLAKEVYDRFYLHVDRLKGRMEVDAVLVLPDGRTRIYLRKGDELLLLPVEGYTKTLIANVGNRVRTGDAFAAVTTKKGEVHYLKPPKTGTVVFIDEITNRPHYVYYILPEE, encoded by the coding sequence ATGGAGAAGATGCCAAAGCTTTACGTTGAAGTCCCCAAAGAGGGGTGTATCGAAAACAACAAGGCTTCGAGGGACTGTCTCATCATAATGAACAACGTTGAGGTATGGCTGAGGAAAGGTGAGAGTGTTCCAGAGTTCATCGACGTCGAGAAGGCCAAGTTCCTCGCCAAAGAAGTCTACGACAGGTTCTACCTTCACGTGGACAGACTCAAGGGCAGGATGGAGGTGGATGCCGTCCTTGTGCTCCCAGACGGGAGGACAAGAATATACCTAAGGAAAGGCGACGAGCTTCTCCTTCTCCCGGTCGAGGGCTACACTAAAACCCTCATAGCCAACGTGGGCAATCGCGTCAGAACCGGTGACGCCTTCGCAGCGGTAACGACAAAGAAGGGCGAAGTCCACTATCTCAAGCCTCCCAAGACAGGAACGGTTGTCTTCATTGACGAAATAACCAATAGACCGCACTACGTCTACTACATTCTTCCGGAAGAGTAG
- the pcp gene encoding pyroglutamyl-peptidase I codes for MKVLITGFEPFGGEEINPSWEAVRRLPDEIAGAELIKRQLPVTFRGVRELLPRLIVETKPDLVILTGQAGGRPNITVERVAINVMDSTMPDNEGYTPEDEPIFEGAPDAYFATLPIKAIVKALREAKIPAAVSNTAGTYVCNTAMYTVLHTIAVAGMETKAGFIHVPFIHEQALDKPRPSMALETVVKAYEVIIKTSLKA; via the coding sequence ATGAAGGTGCTGATTACTGGTTTCGAGCCCTTTGGTGGGGAGGAAATAAATCCCTCGTGGGAGGCAGTCAGGAGGCTGCCGGACGAGATCGCCGGTGCAGAGCTGATAAAGCGCCAGCTTCCAGTTACTTTCAGGGGCGTTAGGGAGCTCCTGCCGAGGCTCATAGTGGAGACAAAGCCGGATCTGGTCATTCTGACCGGGCAGGCCGGCGGGAGACCGAACATCACAGTAGAGCGAGTTGCAATAAACGTCATGGACTCGACGATGCCCGACAATGAGGGATACACACCGGAAGACGAGCCGATTTTTGAGGGGGCACCGGATGCATACTTTGCCACACTTCCAATAAAGGCCATCGTGAAGGCTTTGAGGGAAGCAAAGATACCCGCGGCCGTTTCAAACACCGCCGGAACCTACGTCTGCAACACGGCTATGTACACTGTCCTCCATACGATAGCCGTCGCAGGAATGGAAACCAAAGCCGGCTTCATCCACGTGCCTTTCATCCATGAGCAGGCCCTCGATAAGCCGAGGCCTTCAATGGCCTTAGAAACGGTAGTGAAGGCCTATGAGGTTATCATTAAAACCTCGCTGAAAGCCTGA
- a CDS encoding carbohydrate kinase family protein: protein MRMDLVVLGHVSIDHLRFPGKEEILLPGGAATAVATSAALAGAKVGLVTKVGEDFPGEWLEKLSSILDVRGVQVLPGRTIHIYMIYHEDGSVDAPVDMGVAQAMGETPIPEEYLKAKLFHIAPIPPGEQLKAIKRLEGKRISIDFNPTYMEDYKRKTKLMKEIVSRVEVIFPNEREALTITKAETAEEAAKILHDWGAKLVVITRSERGVLIYDGTFKEFPALPISPEEIVDPTGAGDAFAGGFLAGYSKGAPLEECVRTGLERAREILKKMGSWSIEV, encoded by the coding sequence ATGAGGATGGACCTCGTCGTGCTCGGTCATGTCTCAATAGATCATCTCAGGTTTCCGGGCAAGGAAGAGATACTCCTTCCGGGAGGAGCTGCAACGGCAGTGGCGACTTCTGCGGCTCTAGCAGGGGCCAAGGTGGGCCTCGTTACCAAGGTGGGCGAGGATTTCCCGGGAGAGTGGCTGGAGAAACTCTCATCGATCCTTGACGTTAGAGGCGTTCAGGTTCTCCCGGGAAGGACGATACATATCTACATGATATACCATGAGGACGGAAGCGTGGATGCACCCGTTGACATGGGAGTTGCCCAGGCCATGGGGGAGACACCCATTCCCGAAGAATATCTCAAAGCCAAACTCTTCCACATAGCTCCCATTCCCCCAGGGGAACAACTGAAAGCCATCAAAAGGCTCGAAGGGAAAAGGATAAGCATTGACTTCAACCCGACCTACATGGAGGACTACAAGAGGAAAACCAAACTTATGAAGGAGATAGTCTCGCGCGTTGAGGTTATCTTCCCCAACGAGAGGGAGGCGTTAACGATAACGAAAGCCGAGACCGCGGAGGAAGCCGCAAAGATTCTCCACGACTGGGGCGCGAAGCTGGTGGTCATCACAAGGAGCGAGAGGGGAGTTTTAATCTACGATGGAACCTTCAAAGAGTTCCCGGCACTCCCAATAAGTCCCGAGGAGATAGTGGATCCGACCGGGGCTGGAGATGCATTCGCGGGTGGCTTCCTGGCGGGATACTCTAAGGGAGCACCGCTCGAGGAGTGCGTTAGAACGGGTCTCGAGAGAGCCCGCGAGATCCTCAAAAAGATGGGGAGCTGGAGCATAGAGGTTTAG
- a CDS encoding DUF58 domain-containing protein has protein sequence MMPTEKAEEILIALWLIVLFAFLLLRWEMVYLTLPILWLLFIAVFFFKPSLNVEIERIIPHNRFLEGTEVEIQLRIKSRERIPSLKLVENIPEGLELVEGSKEYVISLKKGEERILRYRVRVKRGIHEFNWVGLSYRDPFGFFKVDKKIELYTEIVGVPIIEDVPTPYSTRGTKITVGPLPSPRVGEGVEFHAIREYQPGDPLKIINWKATARTGRIMANEYESERKVDVVFIVDSSYTGELVFDYLVRAAASLMLDALNNGTSFGLLLAEEVPLWVRIDYGKRHFFKCVDFLSTAKPDKNNLIAYQVEHLIKSRFPARAQLLYFSPLLAEESREALKTMARYGYNVVVISPNPYTALEPKSREEELALKLLSLQRKAMLRKMAAYGIIIDWDVRKPLKSAIAEVISL, from the coding sequence ATGATGCCCACCGAGAAAGCCGAGGAGATACTGATAGCCCTGTGGCTCATTGTCCTCTTTGCCTTTCTCTTGCTCCGCTGGGAGATGGTTTACCTTACTCTTCCAATCCTCTGGCTGCTCTTCATAGCCGTTTTCTTCTTCAAGCCCAGCCTGAACGTTGAGATAGAGCGTATTATTCCCCACAATCGTTTTCTGGAGGGCACCGAAGTCGAAATCCAGCTCAGGATAAAGTCCCGCGAGAGGATTCCGAGCCTTAAGCTTGTGGAGAACATACCAGAAGGGCTTGAGCTTGTAGAGGGTAGCAAGGAGTATGTGATTTCCCTAAAGAAGGGTGAGGAGAGAATCCTGAGATATAGAGTTAGGGTAAAGAGGGGTATCCACGAGTTCAACTGGGTCGGTCTCAGCTACCGTGATCCCTTCGGCTTTTTCAAGGTTGATAAGAAGATTGAACTCTACACTGAAATCGTTGGCGTCCCCATCATAGAGGACGTCCCCACCCCATACTCCACGAGGGGAACGAAGATAACCGTCGGTCCACTGCCATCGCCAAGGGTCGGCGAAGGTGTCGAGTTCCACGCTATAAGGGAGTACCAGCCCGGTGACCCGCTCAAGATAATCAACTGGAAGGCCACCGCAAGGACTGGAAGGATAATGGCCAACGAGTACGAGAGCGAGAGGAAGGTGGACGTCGTCTTCATCGTCGATTCCTCCTACACGGGAGAGCTCGTCTTTGACTATCTCGTCCGTGCTGCTGCCTCGCTCATGCTCGACGCCCTTAACAACGGCACGAGCTTCGGTTTGCTCTTAGCTGAAGAAGTCCCCCTCTGGGTCCGGATAGACTACGGAAAGAGGCACTTCTTCAAGTGTGTTGATTTTCTCAGCACTGCAAAGCCGGACAAGAACAACCTGATTGCCTACCAGGTTGAGCATCTCATAAAGTCCCGCTTTCCGGCGAGGGCTCAGCTGCTATACTTCTCGCCCCTCCTGGCAGAAGAGAGCAGGGAGGCGCTTAAAACCATGGCGAGGTACGGCTACAACGTCGTTGTCATAAGTCCCAACCCATACACGGCCCTCGAGCCGAAGAGCAGGGAAGAGGAGCTCGCATTAAAGCTTCTCAGCCTTCAGAGAAAGGCCATGCTGAGGAAGATGGCAGCCTATGGAATAATAATCGATTGGGACGTCAGGAAGCCCCTCAAGTCTGCGATAGCAGAGGTGATAAGCCTATGA
- a CDS encoding geranylgeranyl reductase family protein, which produces MRYDVLIIGGGPVGNYLANLLARDFKVAVVEKKGSFGGKACTGIIGAENFERLGLPEEAILNKLRGAVFYSRIQSFEIERKSPQAYLVDRKILEKSLAERAVRRGADYYMSTTFLGFKNGRAVLQRFGERFEIEAGFYVGADGVSSTVAKAIRAQTKAEFLSGYEVEVVGEFKPDFVEVWVNKDINEEFFFWVAPVNESLARVGTFGGLEALYKFLKIRMLKPNAVVEFKAGSVGFGVRKPWIRGNVALIGDAALQIKPTTAGGIVFGMICAHALRSALLEGRPEEYEKLCKNIKRQISFGLRFRKVFRGLSQDDIEKIFEVLGSEEAREVIESQADFDDHVKTTKAILRRPKLLAKLLRISPSIVRYLV; this is translated from the coding sequence ATGAGGTACGACGTTCTTATAATCGGTGGCGGACCCGTTGGCAATTATCTCGCTAACCTGCTCGCGAGGGACTTCAAAGTAGCGGTGGTGGAGAAGAAGGGCTCCTTCGGGGGAAAGGCCTGCACCGGGATAATAGGGGCAGAGAACTTCGAGAGGCTCGGTCTCCCGGAGGAGGCCATCCTCAACAAGCTCAGGGGAGCAGTCTTCTACTCCAGAATACAGAGCTTCGAGATAGAGAGAAAATCACCGCAGGCTTACCTTGTCGACAGGAAAATCCTTGAGAAGAGCCTCGCCGAGAGAGCCGTTAGGAGGGGAGCCGACTATTACATGAGCACAACTTTCTTAGGCTTCAAGAACGGAAGGGCAGTTCTTCAGAGGTTTGGCGAGAGGTTTGAGATCGAAGCTGGCTTCTACGTTGGTGCCGACGGCGTGAGCAGCACCGTGGCAAAAGCCATTAGAGCTCAGACAAAGGCGGAGTTCCTGAGCGGCTACGAGGTCGAGGTCGTTGGTGAGTTCAAGCCTGACTTCGTAGAGGTATGGGTGAACAAGGACATCAACGAGGAGTTTTTCTTCTGGGTGGCGCCGGTAAACGAGAGTCTGGCCAGAGTCGGAACCTTCGGAGGCCTTGAAGCACTCTACAAGTTCCTCAAGATCCGGATGCTCAAGCCGAACGCTGTGGTCGAGTTCAAGGCAGGAAGCGTCGGTTTTGGCGTGAGAAAGCCCTGGATAAGGGGGAATGTGGCGCTTATAGGCGATGCGGCACTTCAGATAAAGCCCACGACGGCGGGAGGAATAGTCTTCGGGATGATCTGCGCCCACGCCCTTAGAAGCGCCCTTCTCGAAGGCAGGCCCGAGGAATATGAAAAGCTGTGCAAGAACATAAAGAGACAGATATCCTTTGGGCTTCGCTTCAGGAAAGTCTTCAGGGGCCTGAGTCAGGACGACATCGAAAAGATTTTTGAGGTTCTCGGAAGTGAGGAAGCAAGGGAGGTAATAGAGAGTCAAGCTGACTTCGATGACCATGTTAAGACCACCAAAGCCATACTTAGAAGGCCAAAGCTCCTTGCGAAGCTCCTGAGGATAAGCCCGAGCATCGTCAGGTACCTCGTGTGA
- a CDS encoding ASCH domain-containing protein, translating to MVTWRMGLQEEYLKAIAEGRKKVEGRLYDEKRQGIKPGDTIIFENKLMVVVKDIRVYSSFREMLGKEGLENVLPGVKSIEEGVKVYRKFYSEDKEKKYGVAAIEVEPVGWVGEENP from the coding sequence ATGGTAACGTGGAGAATGGGTCTTCAGGAGGAGTACCTCAAGGCGATAGCCGAGGGCAGGAAGAAGGTCGAGGGAAGGCTCTACGACGAGAAGAGGCAGGGGATAAAGCCGGGCGATACGATAATCTTCGAGAACAAGCTCATGGTGGTCGTGAAGGACATCAGGGTTTACTCCTCCTTCAGAGAGATGCTGGGGAAGGAGGGTCTTGAGAACGTCTTACCAGGGGTAAAGAGCATCGAGGAAGGTGTGAAGGTTTACAGAAAGTTCTACAGCGAGGATAAGGAGAAGAAGTACGGTGTTGCGGCGATAGAGGTAGAGCCTGTTGGGTGGGTTGGGGAAGAGAATCCATAA
- a CDS encoding DUF4129 domain-containing protein gives MSTRVKFLTLFGLLFSLMTLLLSYDTKTGELKKSPAPFTGFLVIAAAIVSAVILFLLFLSWRDSTSRREFEVDKLRYVISWIVMGIGALGYVYFGRNQKTLPLFPNISFNETLNNTSIGETVTPPSPLYYNNTFANTTPTVSPQTNYLLYAFVAIFIVGAVYFAVVYYREALRKRKRKKMCERAELFDKKLDELGLDMFSDPKEAVVGIYKNAVLWLEVLGIPYRKSWTHWEHARNVNVSLFKEPFVGLTKLFEKAKYAPEKVTWDDAEKALELYRKMRGALNGAT, from the coding sequence ATGTCCACTAGGGTAAAATTTCTAACCCTCTTTGGACTGCTATTTTCATTGATGACACTTCTGTTGAGCTACGATACTAAAACCGGAGAGCTGAAAAAAAGCCCCGCCCCGTTCACAGGCTTTCTGGTAATTGCCGCCGCTATAGTTTCGGCGGTAATTCTCTTCCTTCTCTTTCTCAGCTGGCGCGATTCAACTTCCAGGAGAGAGTTTGAGGTCGACAAGCTCCGGTACGTGATTTCCTGGATCGTGATGGGGATTGGGGCCCTGGGGTACGTATACTTCGGTAGAAACCAAAAAACGCTGCCCTTGTTTCCTAACATATCCTTCAACGAGACCCTCAACAACACCTCCATCGGTGAGACAGTAACCCCACCGTCTCCCCTTTACTACAACAACACCTTCGCAAACACAACCCCAACGGTTTCTCCTCAGACTAACTATCTGCTCTACGCCTTCGTCGCGATCTTCATAGTGGGAGCGGTTTACTTTGCCGTTGTCTACTACCGTGAGGCCCTCAGGAAGAGGAAAAGGAAGAAGATGTGCGAGAGGGCAGAGCTGTTCGATAAAAAGCTCGATGAGCTCGGCCTCGACATGTTCAGCGACCCGAAGGAGGCTGTTGTTGGTATATACAAGAACGCCGTCCTCTGGCTCGAAGTCTTGGGAATACCGTATAGGAAGAGTTGGACCCACTGGGAGCACGCGAGGAACGTGAACGTGTCCCTATTCAAAGAGCCGTTCGTTGGTTTAACGAAGCTCTTTGAAAAGGCAAAGTATGCCCCCGAGAAGGTTACATGGGACGATGCGGAGAAAGCCCTCGAGCTTTACAGAAAGATGCGGGGTGCGTTGAATGGGGCTACATAA
- a CDS encoding AAA family ATPase, with protein MKVEEVSLKGNLVLEEVKRAIVGKDEVLKLILTTILADGHVLLEDLPGLAKTLMAKSFAKALGLDFKRVQFTPDLLPSDILGVSVFDQKTLEFEFKKGPVFTNILLADEINRAPPKTQSALLEAMQERQVTVEGKTYELSKPFIVIATQNPIEQEGTYPLPEAQLDRFLVRLRVGYPSKDEEIEILRRRMARKKEEVDINSILTPEEVVEMQRAIEDVYVSDAILEYITDIVIATREDRREIEVGASPRGSLALLKLSRAYAALEGRDYVIPDDVKAIAVPALSHRLILKRELWYTKVSQESIMEKLLERVPVPKFE; from the coding sequence ATGAAGGTAGAAGAGGTAAGCCTGAAGGGTAATCTGGTCTTGGAAGAGGTCAAGAGGGCCATAGTAGGAAAGGACGAGGTGCTCAAGTTAATCCTGACAACGATACTCGCTGATGGCCACGTACTGCTCGAGGATCTTCCGGGTCTCGCAAAGACCCTGATGGCGAAGAGCTTCGCCAAGGCTTTGGGTCTTGATTTCAAGCGCGTTCAGTTCACTCCAGATCTACTTCCGAGTGACATTCTTGGCGTGAGCGTCTTCGACCAGAAAACGCTTGAGTTCGAGTTCAAGAAGGGGCCAGTATTCACCAACATCCTTCTCGCTGACGAGATAAACCGTGCCCCACCGAAGACCCAGAGTGCGCTCCTTGAGGCAATGCAGGAGAGACAGGTTACAGTGGAGGGTAAGACCTACGAGCTGTCCAAGCCCTTCATAGTTATAGCCACCCAGAACCCAATAGAGCAGGAGGGAACCTATCCCCTGCCAGAGGCCCAGCTCGACAGGTTTCTGGTTAGGCTCCGCGTCGGTTACCCGAGCAAGGACGAGGAGATCGAGATACTCCGCAGGAGAATGGCCAGAAAGAAGGAGGAAGTAGACATAAACTCCATCCTTACTCCTGAGGAAGTCGTGGAGATGCAGAGGGCAATCGAGGATGTCTACGTCAGCGACGCCATCCTTGAGTACATAACGGATATCGTCATCGCCACCCGGGAGGACAGAAGGGAGATAGAGGTCGGTGCCTCTCCGAGGGGAAGTCTCGCCCTCCTCAAGCTCTCCCGCGCCTATGCCGCACTCGAGGGCAGGGACTACGTGATTCCCGACGATGTTAAAGCGATAGCCGTTCCTGCCCTGAGCCACAGGCTCATCCTCAAGCGCGAGCTCTGGTACACCAAGGTCAGCCAGGAGAGCATCATGGAGAAGCTCCTTGAGCGCGTTCCCGTTCCCAAGTTCGAGTGA